The DNA segment aattgccaaaaaaaattaaatattcaggATTAAACTGAAAttgaaaaacataaatgaccaaAATCATAAAGTGGCAAAATTACATGTCCAAAAGTGCactttttccttaaaaaaatGGTTACTTAGGCGCAACAACGCGTGTTCAACAACTCATTGTGACAAGGGTAAAACGTGCAACTCTTATAAAAGGTAAATGTCGGGATGCCTATTAAATTTTTAGATAAAGGaattgtgtattttcaatattttaaaaagtttttggtgcaaaaaaaactcattttttatttgtcacaaTCTTTGTGTTGCTTGTTAATTTTACCGTGTTTCTGAGTGTGTTTCGTCTGGGGGCCGGAGTTTATGCTCGTCCAGGAACTTCAAACGAATCACTTGGCAACTTGATTTTTTATGAGTCGGGGTTGATAAACAATGATATATACGTACGGTGTACctgcatgtgtgtgtatatattactcatgtatatataatatatgcggtttattcatgaaatatttttgtcatgatgtcatttcttttaaaaaaacaattcatataatataatacCTTATCCTCATTCGGATGGCTTTATCTATAGGAGATACATTCCATTAATATAGGGACACCAATTATAAAGTTAAAGGATTGAGTTCGAGTTATCTTAAATGTGTTATTCTAATATATAGTTGATCTAAAACACTTGTGTTTTGCCGTATTAGCTAGCAATATCAATATTACCCATCAGTTGACATATGATATATAGACAATAGATTTGTTCATATGGAAagtatccaagccaactcttgATCCAAGGGCTATAAAGAGCCACATTTGCTTTTGTATGTAACACAATATATATGTGGACTTGTGTGAAAAATAATGTGTCCCTAACTATTACAACACTTGGATGAAGAGTTGGTGGTAGCATGGATCAATCCAATTAATTAAAAGACACTCGATGATATAATTATCTTCACTCCGAATCTAATTATCATTATTAATATTAACCCATAAGAATAtgaaaaattaacaaaataatgaCCATATATCACGAGGATAATGCCAGGAACAAGAACTCAAATTAAACCCACCACAAAGGAAAAGGTTGTATTTCTTTCACTCCATATATATATTCACCAAAACTAACAAAATCACCACTTAATTATAAAGGctttaatataattttgacagagaaaggaaaaaagaaaaagaggtAATTGAGGAGAAACAAACGATCGAGAAAAAGTTCAAGTTAAACAATATTATTCTTTCTCTCACAAAACAAAATTAGGTCTGTCTACATAGTATATCCCTTTTTCTATTCACTTCCTTTTGCTCCCCCCATGCGTAGAATCCAAGTTTCTTGATCCTTTGCCTTTTCTTTTCATCTTTATGTTAAAGAAATTAAAGATGGCACGATCATGAGTCAACCCTACaacaagaaagaaaaaattaaagacGAGAATCCAGAATATATTCATTAATAGCTAGATATATATATTGTGAGGGTTTCCAAGTTCAAGATCTATATCACTTTAATTTTTCAAGAAATGAATCAAGAAAATACAAGGGATGCATGTATTGGAGTTGGAGGATCAACCCTAGATTTTTCCAAGCTATCACAAGTCATGCCATGTATTTCTCCCGTTCACGTTTTCAACCCGCGGGTTGATAACTTTTCGGGCTCCGATGGGGACCCGTTTCATCCATCTGCCGGTTTTTTCAACGGGAGAGCTGGTCCGGCCAGCTTGCGATTTGGATTCAATGGACCGGTTCTGGACCGTCAAATGAGACAGCTTGTATCTGAATCTTTTGCGCTGCAACAGAAAATGAGTGATGCAAAGGCTCTTGCAGCCTCTAAAAGCCACAGTGAAGCTGAGAGGAGACGTAGAGAAAGGATCAATAATCATCTTGCTAAGCTCAGAAGCTTACTCCCTACCACAATCAAAGTAAGCATTTTTATTCCCCCCACCCATTTTGTTAACTCGATAATATATTTCTTAGTATAATTTGGTGTTCACTCAAATCTTGGAGCTTGAATATTCTACATGTAATCTTTTGTGGGTTCAAAGATTTTTCAGATTATAACATATCCCAAGATTCTAGTACTTGAAATACTTTTTGCTTAGAGGGTCCGGTCCGAGTTCACACAGGTTTTGTTAGGGATTCATGTGACTCAGAAAATGGAAGAATTAATCTAGGCAAGAAAAAATTACACTTCGAGTACGTGCAGGATTAATAATCAGTTTGATGAGTGGATAGTTTATGcgcattaaaatataattaatccaaatatttatattgagtgcaaCTTTGTTTGGCATTCTGAatagacatatatatatatatatattaaaagaaAGGTTAATTGCATAAAATTATACTATATACCGTGAAATCTCGGTATTatgggagtgtttgcaatcactaaaaaaaagtgattgttagcttttggcttaaaaaaatcatttttgtgtgttcttaaatctagattatgtgttagcttatgcttaacttaattgaaatccaaaagctagtcatgtggtgattatgattcttcaaaagtgattctaataagaaagTCATTgctaaaatcactctaatcacttatcttatttatcaaacattacccaactttgatttttagattttcacatttgtttccaaacactaccaacttttgatttttcttaacttttttataatttataaattaatcacttcaaCAAAatcacaatctattgcaaacactccctataTTAAGTGATTTATTAACTTATTGTGTTTTAAAATTGTAATTGAGTGCATATACATCCAATACATATGAACATGACTGTGTCATGtactcaaaatttgaaaaaaacgGGGAGTTAAtaatcatataaaaattttcagcAATCTTGCGATTTCAAGTGATATAAGTAATTAACCctgaaaaaaaactaaaaaacgagttttttttttcttttatgtgACACGGGTCTCAGTTTAGCAAGCAATTTGAATTCTTCTATGCTGCATGTGGAACTCCCAACGGGACTCATTTATTTAGAGTCATTTACATTCATCTCATTTACGCTTTATGTATTTGATATAAACCTCCCTTACATGtgggggaaaaaaaaaacatacgaGAGAGATAAATGTCAAAAACAAAGTGTTGGTATGAACGTAGATTACCCGTTTCTTTACAAACCTCTGCtgttcatattattatattctacattaatgtttgattttaaaatttatttatttaactaaTATTTGATTCCCGTTGGTAGTTCCAAGGGAAGGGAATATGGGGGCGGGGGGGTAACAGGCGTCACATCTCCTCTCAGTTTGATTCGATAAAGAGAAACCTTGGACCAGTCCAAAAGCCATGCTTCCTTTGAAATTTCTTGCCGGATTTGcagtaaaaaaaattctatacaAAGGGATATATATTCTTAATTaaaagaaacaaaacaaaacaataaaataaaatggacAGACATAGAAGCATTCTTGTCAGTAATTCGGCTCATTTTCACActttattgaattgaaagaaaaaaaaacattaatattgTAACTTTTATTCTGTCCATATAATGTGTTGTGAATTTTTAGACAGACAAAGCTTCATTGTTAGCAGAAGTGGTCCAACAAGTGAAGGAGCTAAAACGCCAAACTTCCCTAATTCAAGGAACAAGTTCGGTTCCATCCGAAACCGACGAAATAAAAGTCGATGATGCATCAGATGAAGATGGTAATAAACTAGTGATCAAAGCTTCAATATGCTGCGATGACCGGTCGGACCTCTTACCTGACCTGATCAAGACTCTACAATCTTTGAGGTTAAGAACACTAAAAGCCGAAATGACGACGCTCGGAGGCCGGGTTAAGAATGTTCTATACATAACTTGTGAAGAAGAAGATCATCAAGATTCCAACGGTGGTTTTGATCAGCAACAGCCATCATTATGTATTAGCTCAGTTAAAGAAGCACTTCAAGCAGTACTAATGAAGTGTAATGGCAATGAGTATGGTACTTCAGGGGGTGTTAAAAGGCAAAGAACAAATTTGAATAGCCTTGAACACAGGCTCCTCTAAAGATAATTTTACTCTAAAAACGAACTTCTTTTTACCTTTCCttttgtgttttgtttttttggggttttgatttgatttcatAGAGGTGTTTGTATCATATTTTAGTACTAACTAGCAAAAggcacgtgcgttgcacgtggtAAAATAACAAAAGCGatatttaatatttcaaatggattatacTTAAGAGAAAAAAGAAGCTTTCAACTCTATATTGATTTTAGGCGAAAAAAACAAGAGTTAAATTTACGCATAAAAGTTGAAAAATATTAAGAAAAAAACGACACGAGTCTTTATTAAGATATGTGTTTAAGTTTCCTTTCTTTGATTTTGCGAGGAGCAGTTGGTTTCTTGTTGCTTGATGCAGtctttcttttaattctttttgtATAGTCCGCAAGAAACTCGTCGTCTTCTATTTCTGTAGATGTGTTGTGTGCTTCACTTCCACCAAGATTATCTATCTTCGAAaatgaggaggaggaggaggaggactTCGATAGTTCATTGTTGGCATTGTTTATCTTTCCTTTTATCAGACGTCTCTGTCTTTTAGTCTGGCTACTGTTTGAATTTGGAGGACTTGGTTTTTGAAAGTTTTCAGCAATCATCGCGACCATGTTTCCATGTATTGTAACGCTCCAATCCAATTTGAAAAGAAACCTATGATTCTCTTTGTTGTG comes from the Henckelia pumila isolate YLH828 chromosome 1, ASM3356847v2, whole genome shotgun sequence genome and includes:
- the LOC140875912 gene encoding transcription factor bHLH30-like, producing the protein MNQENTRDACIGVGGSTLDFSKLSQVMPCISPVHVFNPRVDNFSGSDGDPFHPSAGFFNGRAGPASLRFGFNGPVLDRQMRQLVSESFALQQKMSDAKALAASKSHSEAERRRRERINNHLAKLRSLLPTTIKTDKASLLAEVVQQVKELKRQTSLIQGTSSVPSETDEIKVDDASDEDGNKLVIKASICCDDRSDLLPDLIKTLQSLRLRTLKAEMTTLGGRVKNVLYITCEEEDHQDSNGGFDQQQPSLCISSVKEALQAVLMKCNGNEYGTSGGVKRQRTNLNSLEHRLL